ATGCCCGATGCCTGGCCGATTTCCTGTCGGGTGGCGATGGCGGTGCGCAGCTGCTCGTCGGTACGCGCGCTGGTCAGCGCCACTGCCGCGTGCGAAGCCAGCACCCAGCCCTGGCGCTCGGTGGTGACGTCGAAGGCATGCCGCCGGTGGCCGTACAGATCCATGGCTCCGAAGCTCTCCTGGGTGTTGTAGAGCTGAAAACCCAGCATGCTGCCGATCCCCAGCTCGCGGGCCCGGGGCATGTATTTCGGCCAGCGTGGCTCGGTGGCCGTGTCCTCGCTGCGGTAGACCTTGTTGTGCCAGGGCGCGGTGTTCAGAGCGGCATCGAAGCACGGGCCCTCGCGCAGCCGGGCTTGCTCCGCGTCGGAGTCGCGGACGCGCCGGCTCGAGGACGCTGCTGTGGCCACGTCCCGTTTGTGGTGCAGCAGCAGAATGCCTGCGTCGTCACAGCCGTCGATCACTTCCACGGCCAGTTCCACGACCCGATCCAGCACGGCCTGTTCCGAGGGCTGCGAAGCCAGGTCACGGGCGATCTCGGCGAACCAAACGAGAGCGTCATCATCGATCATGGCTTCGGTGTTCCTTTACACACGGCCAGGTGTACGGCCTCCGACAGAAGCAGCAGGGCGTGGCCACGCCCAAGGAGCTATGCCGACTCGTCCGGGTCCGCGGCCAGGGCTCCGGTTGTGGTGGCATACCACGACAGCACAGCATCCAACTTGGCGATCCGCAGAGCGCGGGCCACCTCGTGCTCGGTGGCCACCAACCGCAGCTCGATACCGTGCTCCCGGGCTCGCAGATGTGCCCGGGTGAGCAGTTGCAGGGCGGGCACTCCGAGGAAACTCACTTCGGACAGGTCGAGCACCACCATCCGCACGGCCGCGACCAACCGAGGGGCAAGCACCTCCTCGAGGTGAGCCGCGGTGGCCTCATCGATCTCCCCGGAAGCGGTCAGGACCACCGCATCGGGCCGCGGCTGGGTTACCCGCAGTCCCAGCGTGGCACCTGCCGCATCCGGGTCATCGGGACCCGGGGCGTCATCGGGCGCGGGGTCGAGGAGGCTCATCAGCCCTTTTCCTTCCTCCCTGCCGGGAGAAGACCTGCAGCACCATCGCACCCGAGCGGTGCGTGCACTCGACCGCCACGAGACACACTCCAGCCAGGCGACGGATCGCGGGCATCTTGTCGGCAGGGTGCTCGTGATCCACGGCTGGCTGCTCAACCACGGTCGAGCCTAACGAAGCGGCACCTGTGTGCCACATGGCGGTGATCAGGAAACTCCGCGCGAGCTTCCGGTCACCGGGGCGGGGCATCACGCCCGAAGAGGGGTCGGCTCGCCCGTCCTGCCTGTCCTGATGCGGGCCTGTCCTGGTACGAGTTGCCATCGTCCAGGACGTGGCGATTGCCGCTACCGGTCCGCCTTGGGCATCAGGATCCACAATCCCAGGTAGAGCAGGATCTGGGGTCCCGGCAGGATCATCGACAGCACGAACGCGAGCCGGACCAGTCCCACGCTCCACCCAAAACGGTTGGCGATACCTGCGCACACTCCCGCGATCATCGCTTCGTGGCGCGGCCGTACAAGAGCAGCGGTCATGCCGCCGTGGTACCCGCGAGCATGCGGCCGGAAACGAGCCGACGTTCAGCCGAGCGCACGGACGATCTTGACTGCCAGCGAGGTCACGATCAGCCAGAAGAGCGCCGCGAGCCCATAGTTGACCAGTACGTCGAGTTCGGGGTCACCGGGCTGCGGAAACAGGTTCCGGAACCCCAACGCCAGCGGCTTCGCCCAATCCGCCACGAAACGAGTGATGCTGTTGTCCGGGTTGGCACCGCCCACGGTGAGCACGACATGCGCCGCCAGGATCACCGCAGCGAGATTTCCGGCCCAGCGTACGAGAGCCGCGATCACTGTCACGACGCGCGCACGGGCCTTCGCGAAATCGAAGGAGTCGGAAGTCCTGCGCCTGCGACGTCCCGCCACGAATGCCTGCTCACCGCGGTGTGTGTCGATCTTCTGCTGCTCACCGGTCTCCCCGGCTCTCGCCGGGTTCCCCGATCCCTCGGACATACACAACAGTGTCTCACGACACACAGCCGAAAACTACTGTCCGGTAGTTTCGAGTTTCAGCCGAGGATGCGAGCAAGCAAGCCCGCCACCGCCATCCAGAACACCGCCGCGAGGCCGAAATCGAGCAGGACCTGCAGCGCCTCGTGGTCCACATCGAGCAGTCCCGGGAAAAACAGAGCGAGTGGCACCGCAGCCCGACTCACCGACTGCGCCAGACCCGTATCGCCGGGGGCACCGAACAACACGAAGATGGTGTGCAGAACCAGCATCGCGGCCAGCAGAAAACCGATTCCGTTGATCAGCGTCGCCACACCCGACTGAGCTTTCCGAGATTTTTTCGCAGCCATGCACACCAGACTGCCTGATTCCTCCGGCTGATCAACTTCGCACGGCGCCGCCTGCTGTGTCGTAAGGCATAACCAGCATACGAGCGACATGGTTGCATCCGGGGCGGGCCGAACCGTTAGCCTGGCTGTGTGGCACGCGCGCTCCTCCTGCTTCGCCGCCGCGACGGGGTCTGTTAGACCGGCCCCTCGTCGCGGGGTTCGAACGCGCCGGTCGTGACGTTTTTCCGACCCACTACAGCAGGAGCTTCGATCCGCATGACCACCTCCTTCGATCCACAGGCGCCGTTCACCGGCAATATCAGCACGCCTGCACGGCCCGCCCCCGACGACCAGCAGCCCTGGAACCCGCAGCAGGGCAGCTCGATGCCCTGCCACCGCTACCGCCCGTTCCACGAGCTGGTCGAGAACGTCTCGCTGCCCGACCGGACCTGGCCCGATCAGCGGATCACCCGCGCACCACTGTGGTCG
This Haloactinomyces albus DNA region includes the following protein-coding sequences:
- a CDS encoding GAF and ANTAR domain-containing protein, whose translation is MIDDDALVWFAEIARDLASQPSEQAVLDRVVELAVEVIDGCDDAGILLLHHKRDVATAASSSRRVRDSDAEQARLREGPCFDAALNTAPWHNKVYRSEDTATEPRWPKYMPRARELGIGSMLGFQLYNTQESFGAMDLYGHRRHAFDVTTERQGWVLASHAAVALTSARTDEQLRTAIATRQEIGQASGILMERHGLSGEAAFTVLKRTSQDNNIKLRTVAEEVVRTGRLPGT
- a CDS encoding STAS domain-containing protein, translated to MSLLDPAPDDAPGPDDPDAAGATLGLRVTQPRPDAVVLTASGEIDEATAAHLEEVLAPRLVAAVRMVVLDLSEVSFLGVPALQLLTRAHLRAREHGIELRLVATEHEVARALRIAKLDAVLSWYATTTGALAADPDESA
- a CDS encoding PspC domain-containing protein, which codes for MTAALVRPRHEAMIAGVCAGIANRFGWSVGLVRLAFVLSMILPGPQILLYLGLWILMPKADR